The window GCAATTTCGTTCATGAAGGTTATTTTGGTGGCCAGGAATGAATTTGCCGCGTATTTTGTAAGCTCAGAAGAGCGTTCATCCATATAAAGGATAGGGTTACCCTGGCGTACGTATGGAGCATATAAATCGCCCATAATCTGGCGGGCTTTCTCGTCCATGGTACCAATAACTACCCTATCTGGTTTCATAAAATCTTCAACGGCCACACCTTCGCGTAAAAACTCGGGGTTTGATACCACCGCGAAAGGCACATCGGTATTAGCTTTTAGCACCGCAGTTACTTTATCGGCAGTACCTACCGGCACAGTTGATTTGGTTACGATAACCTTATATTCGGTAATAAGTTTTGCAATATCTTTCGCGGCACCAAGCACATAGCTTAGGTCGGCAGATCCATCGGCGCCCGGAGGGGTGGGTAAGGCCAAAAATATAACTTTTGCCGGAGCAATCGCTTCGGCAAGGTTGGTGGTAAAGGTTAACCTTTCCTGTTTTATATTCCTGTTAAATAACAAATCAAGCCCGGGTTCATAAATCGGCATTTCGCCCGCCCGCATCTTGTTCACTTTTTCTTCTACAATGTCAACACATATAACTTCGTTTCCGGTTTCGGCCAGGCAGGTTCCGGTTACCAGTCCAACGTAGCCTGTACCGATTACAGCAATTTTCATAATTTATTTTTGTTTTGAGTGTTTAGTATTTGTTTACAAGATAACATGCAAGCAGGCTTTAACAGCACTGGGTTATTAAATATTACAGTATAAGTTTTTGTTGTTAATTTTAACCTTTGCTAATATACAATTCATACGCTAAAATGATATTATATACTATTGGATTACGGCTCTATTTTATAACCATTTATATAGCCTCGCTGTTTAATCAAAAAGCAAGCCAGTGGATAAATGGCCGGAAGAACCAGGAGCTTATACGTATAGATAGCAGTATTTGGTTTCATTTTGCATCATTAGGCGAATTTGAGCAGGGCAGGCCTATTTTAGAAGCGATAAGGGCCTTATATCCGCAGGAAAAGATTGTAATTTCATTTTTTTCGCCGTCGGGTTACGAGATCAGGAAAAATACACCACTTGCCGATTTTGTGTATTATTTACCATTGGACACGGCAAAAAATGCCACACAATTTATTGATGCCATACAGCCCAGTATGGCGGTTTTTACCAAGTATGAGTATTGGTATCATTTTTTTGACGAGTCGTATAAAAGACGAATCCCCTTGTATATTGTATCGGGAATTTTTAGGCCGAAACAGATTTTTTTTAAATGGTACGGCGGCCTGCACCGCAAAATATTAAGCTTTGTAAGCCACTTTTTTTTGCAGGACGAGGCATCAAAACAGCTACTACAATCCATTGGTATAACTAACGCTACTGTTAGCGGCGATACCCGCTTTGACAGGGTATGGGCCAATGC is drawn from Mucilaginibacter ginsenosidivorax and contains these coding sequences:
- a CDS encoding UDP-glucose dehydrogenase family protein, encoding MKIAVIGTGYVGLVTGTCLAETGNEVICVDIVEEKVNKMRAGEMPIYEPGLDLLFNRNIKQERLTFTTNLAEAIAPAKVIFLALPTPPGADGSADLSYVLGAAKDIAKLITEYKVIVTKSTVPVGTADKVTAVLKANTDVPFAVVSNPEFLREGVAVEDFMKPDRVVIGTMDEKARQIMGDLYAPYVRQGNPILYMDERSSELTKYAANSFLATKITFMNEIANMCELVGADVDMVRKGVGADARIGKRFLFPGVGYGGSCFPKDVQALSKAAEENKYEFKILNSVMEVNETQKRRLVVKLREYYGADGLKGKHFALWGLAFKPETDDIREAPALYIIDDLIAAGATVTAYDPEGMPNVKKLLGDKIAYAKDRYSALEDADALLIVTEWPVFRTPDFDFMKEKLNAPVIFDGRNLYDLDRMKDYGFYYSSIGRKVVS